The DNA segment CTAACGGCTCGACGCTGGCTTCATCGCTGCCGTCACAGCGAACGCCCTTCACCCAGGTCGACGTACTCTGGCTTTGCGCGAGATCCAGCGTGCGAGCGATCCCGGCCTCGTTGCGACCGGTAAAGACAATATTCCATTCAGGCAACAGGTGACTCACCAGTGCCTGGCCGATTCCCCGACTGCCGCCGGTGATGAGCATCCATTTCCTTGCCATATCAACCTGCCATTTCCTGCGCAATACGCTGGCTGAGTTCGCGAAGCGTCATGGTGGGATTTTTCATAAACATTTCAGGGTTGAGCGTGACGTTAAATTCACGCTTCGCCAGTACCATCAGTTCAACGTAGTCGAGACTGTCCAGCTCCAGTTCAGGCAGCGTCGTCTCTGGCGTCAGCGCCTCCGGCGCCAGGTCTTTGGCATCACAGATCATTTCACTGATTTTGTTGTAGATCATTTCATGCTGGCTCATTCGATTTTCCTTTTGTCAGCGCGCCGACTTTTAGCGTCACGGCATTGCTAATGTAGTGATGTTGATAACAGGTTCGCGCGGCGATTCGCACCACCACCGCGCCACTCGCAAGATCGCCAACCACCAGGGCAGGCAACGTATCGATCTCAAGATGTTCCGGCAGCGACTCTGCTCGCCAGGGGGCCAGCAGATGGCTGTCGAAAATGACTTCCTGGTGGGTCTGAACCACGGGAAAGAGAGTAAACAGCGCATCCAGCGTCCGACACGTCGGCAGCATGGTGGCAATAGCCTGCTGACGTAACAGCGCGGTATCCTGAAGAAGATGACGAAACAACAGGGCGTCGAGAAAATGCCATTGCTGAGCGTCGGGCAGCAGCGGCATGAACGCCTGATGCAGCGTGGCCAGCGCCGACGAATCCAGTACCCGTTGGCTTTCGCCATCGACGAGCGGCAGGTGTTTTTCCGGCGTGAGCTGGCAGGAAAGACAGGCCTCTTCGGCAGAGAATTCGCGCACCGATGCCGCAACCCGCTTAGTCGCATCGCGCGTCAGACGATAGGCAGTATCCCGCCACAGCGGTCGGCGCAGACGCACGGTACATTTCAGAAACGGGGCATCGTCAACCGGGGGGCTGATAAACCGTTTTACGTCCAGCAAGGCGCGCATGCCATGCACGCTGAGTCCGCTTCCGCCCTGCGCTTTGACCCACGCCTCGTCGAAATGTACCGGGTTGTAATCACCCGAAAACGCGGCCCAGCGCCGGGCATCCTGTTGGCCATAATGAAGGGGCGTCATACGTGCTTCTCCAGAATCAACGCCGCATTCGCGCCACCAAAGCCGAAACTCAGGTTCAACGTGCGACGGACATTGCCCGCACGATGGCCTTCAACCACATAATCCAGATCGCAGCATTCATCCGCCTGCTGGAAATTGGCCGTTGCGGGAATGATGCCGTTGGCGATCGCCTGCAGACAGACAATGCTCTCGAAGGTGCCTGCCGCGGAAATCAAGTGCCCGGAGTACGATTTCGTACTGGAAACCGGAATGGACCACACCGCGTCCCCTAACGCCATTTTTAGCGACTGCGTTTCATTGATATCGTTCAGCGGCGTCGAGGTACCGTGCGCGTTGATGTAGTCGAGTTGTTCCGGTTCCAGTTCCGCCTGTTGCAGCGCGTGGGTAATGGTTTGTACGCGGGCAAGACAGTCTTCCGCCGGTGAGGTGAAATCCCAGGCATCAGAGAAGTTGGCGTAGCCGGTAATCTCGCCGAGAATGGTAGCGCCGCGTGCCAGCGCCCCTTCGCGCTCTTCCAGACACAGCACTGCCGCCCCTTCCGATAACACAAAACCGCTACGATGGGCGCTGAATGGACAACTGGCGCGCTGCGGATCCGACGCTTCCTTGCTCAGTGCGCCCAGCACGTCAATGTTCCACACCGCGCAGTGGCTGGTGAGAGATTCTCCGGCACCGGCCAGCATCATTTTCGCCCTGCCGCTGCGGATCACCTCGTAAGCGTCGCCAATGGCGATCGTCCCCGTCGCGCAGGCGGCAACCACCGTGTTCTGATAGCCATTGAGTCCCCAGAACTGGCTGCAGGCTGCGGTGGTAACGCTGGGCATCGAGTAAAAACAGTTAAACGGCGAGGCGACGCCCGTGGTCGCAAACTCACTTTGCGCGTCGTAGCTTTCGTCCAGTCCGCCCCAGCCGGTCCCCATGATCACGCCGCAGTCGAGCGTGCTGTAGTATTCCTGCGGCGGCCTGACGCCAAAGGCCATCGTCATTGCCTGACGCGCCGCGCCGACGGTCAGCCGGGCAAAGCGCGGCAGCCGACGACGAATAACCGCAGGAACACCCGCCAGGCTCGGTTCGTTATCCACCAGCCCGAGAAAATGGGTGTTGATGTTCAGCGCCGTTTTATCGACGTAGCGATAGCCCAGACGGTTATCCATCATCGCCTGCCAGCTCTCATCAGCCGTCGCGCCAAGTGGGGTCACGGCGCCATACCCGGTAACGACGACCCGCTTAAATTCATTATTCGGCTTCATGTTGCATCATCCTGTATTGCGTTTCGCCACCCCCTTGCGCCAGCCAGAGCTGCAACGTGGCGTAGAGGTAGTCGTATTGGGTTTGTGCGAGGGCGTTCTCTAACGTCAACCGATCGTCCTGCGCGTTCAACAACGTCTGAAAATCCACGGCGCCCGCGCGATAGCGGCTTTCCGTCAGGGTTAAACGCCGCTGGCTGAGGACCAGCGACTGGTGAAGCCGCGCGCGCTGCTCATCAGCGCTCAGGCGGTTTTCCATCGCCTCATCCACTTCGGCGAGCGCGGCGTAGGCCGTCGAGCGAAAGGCTATTGCCGCCTGTTTTACCGCGAGATCCGCTTGCTTCACGGTGAGCTGTTGGGTGTTCCACTGGATAAACGACAGCGCCAGCGTGCCGCCAATCGTGCGGATCGGATCGCTGAACCATTGGCTGAAGATCTGACTGCCGGCATTCAGTGAGGCATCAAGAGACAGTGCGGGATAAAACTGCAGCCGTGAGGCGTCGTAACCTGCAAGGGCCGCGCGCAGACGCGACTCCGCGGCCTGAATGTCCGGCCGCTGCGCGATCACCCGCAGCGGTGTTTTTTGCGCAATCGGCACCTGCTGATTTGCATCCAGCGCGGGCAATTCATCGGCATGCTGCTCTGCCGGTCTGTTGAGCAACAGCGCCAGCGCATTCCGCGTGTTCTGACGTTGCTGAACCAGCGTTCGCCACTGATTCTCTCGTTCCAGCAGGGCCTGCTGCGCCTGTAACACATCGAGCTGGCCGACCTTCCCGGCGTTAAACCATGACGTCACCTGCTGCACGGTCTGTTGCGAAATAGCCAGACCGTCACGCTGATTGCGAATCTGCTGGTTATACAGCGCGATGCGCCAGTAAAGCTGGGCGGTGGTCCCCATCGTGGTGAGTACCGTCGCGTGGTAATCCTGCTCGCTCGCCACCGCTTCCCATTCGCTTTGCTCACGGGTACGCGCCAGTTTTCCCCACAGGTCCAGTTCCCAGGCGATGGTGATGCCGCTGCTGTAGTTTTCCTGCGCGGATGTTCCCCGGCGCACGTTTTTGCTGTTACTGGCAGAACCGCTGACCGCCACATCGGGGGTCATATTGGTGTCAGTTAACCCTGCAGCCACACGCGCCTGTTGCACGGTGATGGCCGCCGCCGCGAGATCGTTATTGCTTTCCAGCACCTGTTCAATCACCCGCGACAGCCGGGGATCGCCAAAACGTTGCCAGCCGTATTCCGACACCGTGTCGGTAGCAAATTGCCATTGAGTGGGCAATGACAGCAGCGGACGCTGGTAGTCGCTACGGGTCTGTGAGCTACAACCCGCGAGCAATAAAAGTGCGAGCAACACAAGCCGTCTTTTCATTCGCGAGCCAGCGCCTCCGTTGGGTTGAGGCGAGCAGCCCTGCGCGCCGGAAAATAGCCAAACGTCAGGCCGATCAGGGCAGAAAACCCACAGGCCATCAGCACCGGAAACGCCGTGAACACCATTGAGAACGCATCGGTCGCGAGGGCAAAAAGATGCCCCGCCACCCACGAACCGAACACGCCCAGCAGGCCTCCGAGGGCGCAGATCATCACGGCCTCAATCAGAAACTGGTTCATGATGTCCGAGGGACGCGCGCCAACGGATAAGCGGATGCCGATTTCATGGGTTCGTTCGGTCACCGACACCAGCATGATGTTCATCACCCCGACGCCGCCCACCAGCAGGGAGATCGCCGCAATGGCGGTAATCAACAACGACATAGAGTCAGAGGTCTTTTGCAGCGCGTTCGCCAGCTGATCGTCGGTCTGGATAAAGAAGTCCTTCCGGCCATGTTCCCGCAGCAGATGACGTTCCGCCCGCTGCGCCGCCTCATGCGGCTCCAGCGGCGGTTGAAAACGTAGAATCAACGATTCCAGCGGCTTTTCGCCGGTGAGTCGCTGCTGTAATGAGGTATGCGGAACCCAGGCGGTCATAAACCCGCCCACCACTTTCGGGCCTGGCCGTGTCGCCACGCCGATCACCCGCCACGGCGCGCCGCCAATCTGGACGATCTCATCAAGCGGATTTTCTCCTCCGGGGAAC comes from the Citrobacter amalonaticus genome and includes:
- a CDS encoding beta-ketoacyl-[acyl-carrier-protein] synthase family protein; this encodes MKPNNEFKRVVVTGYGAVTPLGATADESWQAMMDNRLGYRYVDKTALNINTHFLGLVDNEPSLAGVPAVIRRRLPRFARLTVGAARQAMTMAFGVRPPQEYYSTLDCGVIMGTGWGGLDESYDAQSEFATTGVASPFNCFYSMPSVTTAACSQFWGLNGYQNTVVAACATGTIAIGDAYEVIRSGRAKMMLAGAGESLTSHCAVWNIDVLGALSKEASDPQRASCPFSAHRSGFVLSEGAAVLCLEEREGALARGATILGEITGYANFSDAWDFTSPAEDCLARVQTITHALQQAELEPEQLDYINAHGTSTPLNDINETQSLKMALGDAVWSIPVSSTKSYSGHLISAAGTFESIVCLQAIANGIIPATANFQQADECCDLDYVVEGHRAGNVRRTLNLSFGFGGANAALILEKHV
- a CDS encoding acyl carrier protein, encoding MSQHEMIYNKISEMICDAKDLAPEALTPETTLPELELDSLDYVELMVLAKREFNVTLNPEMFMKNPTMTLRELSQRIAQEMAG
- a CDS encoding MaoC/PaaZ C-terminal domain-containing protein, whose amino-acid sequence is MTPLHYGQQDARRWAAFSGDYNPVHFDEAWVKAQGGSGLSVHGMRALLDVKRFISPPVDDAPFLKCTVRLRRPLWRDTAYRLTRDATKRVAASVREFSAEEACLSCQLTPEKHLPLVDGESQRVLDSSALATLHQAFMPLLPDAQQWHFLDALLFRHLLQDTALLRQQAIATMLPTCRTLDALFTLFPVVQTHQEVIFDSHLLAPWRAESLPEHLEIDTLPALVVGDLASGAVVVRIAARTCYQHHYISNAVTLKVGALTKGKSNEPA
- a CDS encoding TolC family protein → MKRRLVLLALLLLAGCSSQTRSDYQRPLLSLPTQWQFATDTVSEYGWQRFGDPRLSRVIEQVLESNNDLAAAAITVQQARVAAGLTDTNMTPDVAVSGSASNSKNVRRGTSAQENYSSGITIAWELDLWGKLARTREQSEWEAVASEQDYHATVLTTMGTTAQLYWRIALYNQQIRNQRDGLAISQQTVQQVTSWFNAGKVGQLDVLQAQQALLERENQWRTLVQQRQNTRNALALLLNRPAEQHADELPALDANQQVPIAQKTPLRVIAQRPDIQAAESRLRAALAGYDASRLQFYPALSLDASLNAGSQIFSQWFSDPIRTIGGTLALSFIQWNTQQLTVKQADLAVKQAAIAFRSTAYAALAEVDEAMENRLSADEQRARLHQSLVLSQRRLTLTESRYRAGAVDFQTLLNAQDDRLTLENALAQTQYDYLYATLQLWLAQGGGETQYRMMQHEAE